The DNA segment GGTGGGCATCGAAGCGACCAACACGTCGACCTTGCGCATCTCGAACGTCAATCTCGCGATCTCGTCGGCCAACAATCCGTCGCTCGGTGCCGAAGACACCATCGGGCAGATCGATAACGCTCTACAGCGCTTGTTGAACCAGCAGGCGCAGCTCGGCGCGGTCGTCGTCCGCTTGAATATCGACGAAGACTCCGACAACGTCGCCGCAACGAATCTGCAGGCGGCCGAGTCGAACATTCGCGACCTTAACGTCGGCCAGGCGACCACCCAGTTTACCAAGCTGCAGATCCTCGTTCAGGTCGGCACGTCGGTGCTGGCGCAGAGCAACGCCAACGCGCAATCGGTACTGACGCTCTTCCGTTAAGCCGAAACTAAGCCGAAACCGGCTTGCGCGCGGCTAACTCCTCGATCGCCGCGCGCGTGCCGGCGCCCGGCGTCGCGCTCGCCTCGAGATCCGCGAGCGTCAACTCGATCGCGCCGATTGCGCCGATGACGTCGCCTTCGCTCACGTCGCCCATCGTACCGAAGCGGACGATCTTGCCAGCAAACTCGCCTTGACCGCCCGAAAGCACGACGCCGTAGCGCTCCCGTAAGCGCTTGAGGAACGCCGTCGCATCGACACCGTCGGGGGGATAGGCGGCGATCACCGTCACCGAATGCGCGCCGGGACGGGAGAAGATCGTAAAGCCGAGAGCTTCGAGCGCCGCACGTACCGCGCTCGCATAGCGCGCGTGACGCTTACACACCGCCTCTTGTCCCTCGGCGTGATAGCGATCGAGCGCCACTTCGAGCGCATAAATAATCGATATCGGCGGCGTCCACGGCGTCTGACCGGACTTGGCAAACTCGCGTGCTTTCCGCGCGTCGAAGTAAAAGCGCGGAACCGCGCTGCGCTCCATGCGCTCCCACGCGCGCTGGCTCGCGGCGAACATCGCGATGCCCGGCGGAGCGGCAAACGCTTTCTGCGAGGCGGTAACGACCACGTCGTAACCCCAATCGTCCATCCGAAAATCCGACGCGCCGAGACCGCTGATCGAATCGACCAGCGTGATCGCGCCGTGCGCGCGAAGAATCGGCGCGAGTGCGGCCATGTCGTTCTGCACGCCGGTGGACGTCTCGTTATGCGTCAACAGCACGCCCGCGATACGCTTACCGCCGTCGGCTTCGAGTCGCGCCGCAAGCGCCTGCGGATCGAGTGCCGCTCCGGCCGGCGTGTCGAGCGTTTCCACGACGCAGCCGTACGTTTGCGCGATCGACGCAAAGCGTTTACCAAAAACGCCGATCGGACACGACAGCACGACGTCGCCGGGTGAAAAGAGATTGACGAACGCCGCCTCCATCGCGCCGGTTCCCGACGATCCCAGCAACACGACGTCGCCGTTGGTCCCGAAGACGGGACCTAGTCCGCGCTCGATACGCGCGAGCATCTCCGCAAACTCCGGACCGCGATGGTTGATCATCGGCCGCGCCATCGCTTCCAGCACGGGCTGGGCGACCGGGACGGGGCCGGGGAGCAGCAGCAGCGACTTTTTCATGGCTAGCGTTTACGCGCTAGCGACCGCCTTTTCCGCTCCCCGGAGCGAACGCGTTTGAGCACGCCGTTGCGCCGAATGGGAACGACGTTGCTTGCCCGGCCGGTGTCGTTTCCAAGTGGAACCGGCGTGATCAGCCGCTTACCGAGCGCGTGGTGCAAGACTTCCGAGAGCTCCTCAACCGTGACGAACGTCATGGAGTCGCGGACTTCTTTCGGAATGTCCTCGAGATCGGCCTCGTTACGCTTGGGCAGCAGAATCTTCGCGATTCCGGCACGCTTTGCGCCGAGCACTTTCTCTTTGAGGCCGCCGATCGGCAGCACTTGCCCCGTTAGCGTGATCTCGCCGGTCATCGCGAGACTGGGATCGACTTTGAGCCCCGTCAACGTCGAAGCGATCGCCGTCGCGAGCGCGATGCCGGCCGACGGACCGTCCTTGGGCGTCGCACCGGCGGGAACGTGCACGTGGATATCGTGCTTGGCGAAGTAATCTTCCGCCAAGCCCAGTTCGCTCGAGCGCGAACGCAGGAACGAGACGGCAGCTTGGGCGCTTTCTTTCATCACGTCGCCCAGCTGGCCGGTAAGCACGAGCTTGCCCGAGCCCGGCATCGCCTGGGTCTCGATGAAGAGAATGTCGCCGCCCACCGGCGTCCAGAACATGCCCGTCGACACGCCGATCGACGCCGTGCGCTTGCGCACTTCGTTGAAAAAGCGCTGCCGGCTGAGATACTCCACCAAGTTCTCAGGCTTGACGCGCGCCTTGTAGCGTGGATGCTCGGCGATCTTGCGCGCGATCTTCCGGAAGACCGTGCC comes from the Candidatus Baltobacteraceae bacterium genome and includes:
- a CDS encoding alanine--glyoxylate aminotransferase family protein; translated protein: MKKSLLLLPGPVPVAQPVLEAMARPMINHRGPEFAEMLARIERGLGPVFGTNGDVVLLGSSGTGAMEAAFVNLFSPGDVVLSCPIGVFGKRFASIAQTYGCVVETLDTPAGAALDPQALAARLEADGGKRIAGVLLTHNETSTGVQNDMAALAPILRAHGAITLVDSISGLGASDFRMDDWGYDVVVTASQKAFAAPPGIAMFAASQRAWERMERSAVPRFYFDARKAREFAKSGQTPWTPPISIIYALEVALDRYHAEGQEAVCKRHARYASAVRAALEALGFTIFSRPGAHSVTVIAAYPPDGVDATAFLKRLRERYGVVLSGGQGEFAGKIVRFGTMGDVSEGDVIGAIGAIELTLADLEASATPGAGTRAAIEELAARKPVSA